The following proteins are co-located in the Opitutaceae bacterium genome:
- a CDS encoding addiction module protein: MPHRSMTRGLGLAVPTIPSSFFLMGAAEIRKMTTSERLAAMEQLWDALCREETEPTSPAWHDVVLAKRKEKMNSGEARFFTLDQIRDQFH, translated from the coding sequence ATGCCTCATCGATCCATGACGCGTGGACTTGGGCTTGCGGTTCCAACGATACCTTCTAGCTTCTTTCTCATGGGTGCCGCCGAAATCCGGAAGATGACCACTAGTGAGCGATTGGCAGCGATGGAGCAGCTTTGGGACGCCCTGTGCCGTGAGGAAACCGAACCAACGTCTCCAGCTTGGCACGATGTCGTGCTGGCGAAGCGGAAGGAGAAGATGAACTCTGGGGAGGCACGGTTCTTCACTCTGGACCAGATTCGAGACCAGTTCCACTGA